In one window of Paraburkholderia phymatum STM815 DNA:
- the murG gene encoding undecaprenyldiphospho-muramoylpentapeptide beta-N-acetylglucosaminyltransferase: MTRMQQRTLMVMAGGTGGHVFPGLAVAHLMQAWGWRVVWLGNPNGMEATLVPKHGIPMEYVQFGGLRGKGMKTKLMLPVNLLRACMQSLSVLRRVKPDVVLGMGGYITFPAGMMTALSGTPLVLHEQNSIAGLANKVLAKLAKRVLVAFPKALPHAEWTGNPIREELARTTAPRQRYAARSGPLNVLVVGGSLGASALNEVVPRALAKLAPHERPRIVHQAGAKHIDALRANYEAAGIAAGDGAQLVPFIDDMTSAYANADLVICRSGAMTVAEIAAVGVAAFFVPFPYAVDDHQTTNAAFLADNGAALLVQQRDLSADALADWLRSQTRASLAEMAERSRSLAKPDATEQVAQICATVAGVTPSLSPEGKQQ; this comes from the coding sequence ATGACCCGCATGCAGCAGCGCACGCTGATGGTGATGGCGGGGGGCACCGGGGGACACGTATTCCCGGGGCTTGCCGTCGCGCACCTGATGCAGGCGTGGGGCTGGCGCGTCGTGTGGCTCGGCAATCCCAATGGCATGGAAGCGACGCTCGTTCCCAAACACGGCATTCCGATGGAGTACGTGCAGTTCGGCGGTCTGCGCGGAAAAGGCATGAAGACCAAGCTGATGCTGCCCGTCAATCTGCTGCGCGCGTGCATGCAGAGCCTGTCGGTGCTGCGTCGCGTGAAGCCCGACGTGGTGCTCGGCATGGGCGGCTACATCACCTTCCCGGCGGGCATGATGACGGCTTTGAGCGGCACGCCGCTCGTGCTGCATGAACAGAATTCGATCGCCGGTCTCGCGAACAAGGTGCTGGCGAAACTCGCGAAGCGCGTGCTGGTCGCGTTTCCGAAAGCGCTGCCGCACGCCGAGTGGACGGGCAACCCCATCCGCGAGGAACTTGCGCGCACGACGGCACCGCGGCAACGCTACGCAGCGCGTAGCGGTCCGCTGAATGTGCTGGTCGTGGGCGGCAGTCTCGGTGCATCGGCGTTGAACGAAGTGGTCCCGCGCGCGCTCGCGAAGCTGGCGCCGCACGAGCGGCCGCGCATCGTGCATCAGGCGGGCGCGAAGCATATCGACGCATTGCGGGCCAACTACGAAGCGGCAGGCATCGCGGCGGGTGACGGCGCGCAGCTCGTGCCGTTCATCGACGACATGACGAGCGCCTATGCGAATGCGGATCTCGTGATTTGCCGCTCGGGCGCGATGACGGTCGCCGAAATCGCGGCGGTGGGCGTGGCGGCATTCTTCGTGCCGTTCCCGTACGCCGTCGACGATCACCAGACAACCAACGCAGCGTTTCTCGCCGACAACGGCGCGGCGCTGCTCGTTCAACAACGCGATCTGTCGGCGGATGCGCTCGCCGACTGGTTGCGCAGCCAGACGCGAGCCTCGCTCGCGGAAATGGCGGAGCGTTCGCGCTCGCTCGCGAAACCCGACGCCACCGAACAGGTCGCACAAATCTGCGCAACGGTGGCGGGCGTGACCCCGAGCCTGAGCCCGGAAGGAAAGCAGCAATGA
- the murC gene encoding UDP-N-acetylmuramate--L-alanine ligase has product MKHIVKHIHFVGIGGAGMSGIAEVLVNLGYQVSGSDLSRNAVTERLAALGARIAIGHDAANIEGANAVVVSTAVRSDNPEVLAARHRRIPIVPRAVMLAELMRLKQGIAIAGTHGKTTTTSLVASVLAAGGLDPTFVIGGRLISAGANARLGTGDFIVAEADESDASFLNLFPVIEVITNIDADHMDTYGHDFARLKQAFIEFTHRLPFYGIAVLCVDDPNVKEILPFVSKPIIRYGFAPDAQVRAVNVEAREGKMHFTAMREDAPPIDIVLNLPGLHNVQNALAAIAIATELEVKDADIQRALADFNGVGRRFQRYGEVTVTSGGAYTLVDDYGHHPVEMAATIAAARGAFPDKRLVLAFQPHRFTRTRDCFEDFVKVLSTVDALVLTEVYSAGEAPIVAADGRSLTRAIRVAGKVEPVFVDTVDEVPDALGAIVRDGDVVITMGAGSIGSVPGRLAGNEGVK; this is encoded by the coding sequence ATGAAACATATCGTCAAACACATTCACTTCGTCGGGATCGGCGGCGCGGGCATGAGCGGCATCGCCGAAGTGCTCGTCAATCTCGGCTATCAGGTGAGCGGATCGGACCTGTCGCGCAACGCGGTGACGGAGCGCCTCGCCGCGCTCGGTGCGCGCATCGCGATCGGCCACGACGCAGCGAACATCGAAGGCGCGAACGCCGTCGTCGTCTCCACGGCCGTGCGCAGCGACAACCCTGAAGTGCTGGCCGCGCGCCATCGCCGCATTCCTATCGTGCCGCGCGCCGTGATGCTTGCGGAACTGATGCGCCTGAAGCAGGGCATCGCGATCGCGGGCACGCACGGCAAGACCACGACCACCTCGCTGGTGGCGAGCGTGCTGGCGGCGGGCGGTCTCGATCCGACCTTCGTGATCGGCGGCCGGCTGATCAGCGCCGGCGCGAATGCGCGTCTCGGCACGGGCGATTTCATCGTCGCCGAAGCGGACGAATCCGATGCGTCGTTCCTGAACCTGTTTCCGGTGATCGAAGTCATCACGAACATCGACGCCGATCACATGGACACCTACGGCCACGACTTCGCGCGGCTGAAGCAGGCGTTCATTGAATTTACGCATCGTCTGCCGTTTTATGGCATTGCGGTGCTGTGCGTCGACGATCCGAACGTGAAGGAGATTCTGCCGTTCGTGTCGAAGCCGATCATCCGCTACGGCTTCGCGCCCGATGCGCAGGTGCGCGCGGTGAACGTCGAAGCGCGCGAAGGCAAGATGCATTTCACGGCGATGCGCGAGGATGCGCCGCCCATCGACATCGTGTTGAACCTGCCGGGTCTGCACAACGTGCAGAACGCGCTCGCCGCGATTGCGATTGCGACTGAACTTGAGGTGAAAGATGCCGATATCCAGCGAGCGCTCGCGGATTTCAACGGCGTCGGCCGGCGTTTTCAGCGTTACGGGGAAGTGACCGTGACGAGCGGCGGCGCGTACACGCTCGTCGACGACTACGGCCATCACCCGGTCGAAATGGCGGCGACGATTGCGGCGGCGCGCGGTGCATTTCCGGACAAGCGTCTCGTGCTCGCGTTCCAGCCTCACCGGTTCACGCGCACGCGCGACTGCTTCGAAGATTTCGTGAAGGTGCTGTCGACGGTCGACGCGCTCGTGCTGACGGAAGTCTATTCGGCGGGCGAAGCGCCCATCGTCGCGGCGGACGGCCGTTCGCTCACGCGCGCGATCCGCGTGGCGGGCAAGGTGGAGCCGGTGTTTGTCGACACAGTGGATGAAGTGCCGGATGCGCTCGGTGCAATCGTGCGCGACGGCGATGTGGTGATCACGATGGGTGCGGGTTCGATCGGGAGTGTGCCGGGTCGGCTCGCAGGAAACGAAGGTGTGAAATGA
- the ftsW gene encoding putative lipid II flippase FtsW → MSWTERFGSQLGKQRGSIAGQTGSAPASERASRTGGLSSAVNGVRPLRSRMLDYDHSLLWVVVALLGLGIVMVYSASIAMPDSPKYASYRDYAFLVRQIIFVVMGSIAGVVAFRVPITTWDKYAPKLFLIALVALVIVLIPHVGKGVNGARRWIPLGITNMQPSEIMKLAVTIYAANYTVRKQEYMHSFAKGFLPMGFAVGVVGMLLLLEPDMGAFMVIAAIAMGVLFLGGVNGKIFGGLVATAIGTFTLLVWASPWRRERIFAYLDPWDDRYAQGKAYQLTHSLIAFGRGEWFGVGLGGSVEKLNYLPEAHTDFILAVIGEELGFVGVLVVILMFYWIVRRSFEIGRQALALDRTFAGLVAKGVGIWFGAQTFINMGVNLGLLPTKGLTLPLVSYGGSGILLNCIAVGVLMRVDYENRVLMRGGKV, encoded by the coding sequence ATGAGCTGGACGGAACGCTTCGGTTCGCAACTCGGCAAGCAACGCGGCTCGATCGCTGGGCAAACCGGCAGCGCGCCGGCTTCCGAGCGCGCATCGCGCACGGGCGGGCTTTCGAGCGCCGTGAACGGCGTGCGCCCGCTGCGCTCGCGGATGCTCGACTACGACCACTCGCTGCTGTGGGTCGTCGTCGCGCTGCTGGGTCTCGGCATCGTGATGGTGTACTCGGCGTCGATCGCGATGCCGGATTCGCCGAAGTACGCGTCATATCGCGATTACGCGTTCCTCGTGCGCCAGATCATTTTCGTCGTGATGGGTTCGATCGCGGGCGTGGTCGCGTTCCGCGTGCCCATTACGACGTGGGACAAGTACGCACCGAAGCTCTTCCTGATCGCGCTCGTCGCGCTCGTAATCGTGCTGATTCCGCACGTCGGCAAGGGCGTGAATGGCGCGCGCCGCTGGATTCCCCTCGGCATCACGAACATGCAGCCGTCGGAAATCATGAAGCTCGCCGTGACGATCTACGCGGCGAACTACACGGTGCGCAAGCAGGAATACATGCACAGCTTCGCGAAGGGCTTCCTGCCGATGGGCTTCGCCGTCGGCGTGGTCGGCATGCTGCTGCTGCTCGAACCCGATATGGGCGCGTTCATGGTGATCGCGGCGATCGCGATGGGCGTGCTGTTCCTTGGCGGCGTCAACGGGAAGATCTTCGGCGGACTGGTGGCGACGGCTATCGGTACGTTCACGCTGCTCGTGTGGGCGTCGCCGTGGCGCCGCGAGCGGATCTTCGCGTACCTCGATCCGTGGGACGACCGCTATGCACAGGGCAAGGCCTACCAGTTGACGCACTCGCTGATCGCCTTTGGCCGCGGCGAATGGTTCGGCGTCGGTCTGGGCGGCAGCGTCGAGAAGCTCAACTATCTGCCCGAAGCGCACACCGACTTCATCCTTGCCGTGATCGGTGAGGAACTCGGTTTCGTCGGGGTGCTCGTCGTGATCCTGATGTTCTACTGGATCGTGCGCCGTTCGTTCGAAATCGGCCGTCAGGCGCTCGCGCTCGACCGCACGTTCGCGGGTCTCGTCGCGAAGGGCGTCGGCATCTGGTTCGGCGCGCAGACCTTCATCAATATGGGCGTGAACCTCGGCCTGCTGCCGACCAAAGGTCTCACGCTGCCGCTTGTCAGCTACGGCGGCTCGGGCATCTTGCTGAACTGCATTGCCGTCGGCGTGCTGATGCGCGTCGACTACGAAAATCGAGTGCTGATGCGTGGGGGGAAGGTATGA